Within the Drosophila miranda strain MSH22 chromosome Y unlocalized genomic scaffold, D.miranda_PacBio2.1 Contig_Y2_pilon, whole genome shotgun sequence genome, the region CGGCCGCAGATCAAGACTCGACGAAGAGCGAACGCAAAGAGAAGAACGAAAAAGCACCGCAAGCGCCTgggcacaacaacaaccatgGCGAATATCGAGCAGAGGTTGAAATGTTAAAACTGCAAAtcgagctgctgaagctgcagagcgagagggagaaggAAGGGAGAGGAGAGAACACAACACCAGCCGCCAGCAATGACGCTGGCGTCATGTTGCTAAATGCCGCCAAAGACATGTTGCCAACATATCATGGCAACATTTCTGGAAACAACGATGACGTCACAACTTGGATCGCGCAGTTTAAGGCCGTCGCAAAAGTGAACAAACTGAAGGATGAGAAGCTACTAATGCTGCTAATGTCGAAGCTTAAGGACAAAGCATTGGTGTGGCTGCATTCGAGTCCGGAGCACATGTCGCTGCCAATCGATCAATTGTTGAACGTCATGGAAGACACTTTCCATCCCAAGGAAAGCAAACTGTTGCTCCGTCGCAAGTTCGAGTCCCGTTCATGGGCACGTGGCGAGGAGTTCTCGATGTACTTCAACGCCAAAGTGTCGCTGGCATCCCGCATAGTCATTGACGACGAGGAGTTTATTGACGGAGTCATCGAAGGTATCCCAGATGTAGGCCTGCGTAGGCAAGCCCACATGCAGTGCTTTGGCGCTCCATATCAACTACTCAAGGCGTTCGAGAAGATCATGCTGCCAAAGAAGTACGGTTCAACTGAAGGGGCAAACACTGGAGCCTCGCCAACACCCATTCGCTGCTACAACTGCAACTCTTTGGGCCACGTGGCAGGGGAGTGCCGCAAGCCCAAGCGCGAAAGAGGAGCGTGCTACGGATGCGGCAGCATGAGTCACCAGGTGTCACACTGTGACGAAAAGAAGTACAAGGTACATAACGAttatatatacaaatttaatatatacattAGCAATTACAATAACAAATGCTTGTCCTTAAATTGCCTCATCGACTCAGGGAGCCCAATAAGTTTTATGAAGTTATCGTGTCTAGAGCACCAGTCGGAAAATAACCTAAATAAAGTGGAAGAGCGCTCACGATTAAGTTCGAACGAAATCAAAGAAGATGATTTAAGTTTATATAAGTTTAACAAAGACAAGAAAAACAgagaaattgaatttattttgaataaaaatgCGGATTACGCTTATGTTGGACTAAATAATAGCAAACTTAACATCTTTGGTAAAATACCCAGTTTTGTAATTATTAACAAAAATCGAATCAACTTTGAATTACTAGTAGTGGCAGACGAGTCGATGGGCTATGAGGCTGTGTTAGGTAGGGATTTTatgaatttatgcaaatttaaaattgtaagTGACATTtgcaaggagaaggagagtgAGACAAAAAACGAGtgtgaaataaaaaatgagtgtttagaaaaaaatgagtgtttagaagaaaatgagtgtttaggagaaaatgagtgtttagaagaaaatgagtgtttaggagaaaatgagtgtttagaagaaaatgagtgtttaggagaaaat harbors:
- the LOC117193472 gene encoding uncharacterized protein LOC117193472, with product MAARLNEIPVELRGQGPPAAETCENEREDEAAADQDSTKSERKEKNEKAPQAPGHNNNHGEYRAEVEMLKLQIELLKLQSEREKEGRGENTTPAASNDAGVMLLNAAKDMLPTYHGNISGNNDDVTTWIAQFKAVAKVNKLKDEKLLMLLMSKLKDKALVWLHSSPEHMSLPIDQLLNVMEDTFHPKESKLLLRRKFESRSWARGEEFSMYFNAKVSLASRIVIDDEEFIDGVIEGIPDVGLRRQAHMQCFGAPYQLLKAFEKIMLPKKYGSTEGANTGASPTPIRCYNCNSLGHVAGECRKPKRERGACYGCGSMSHQVSHCDEKKYKIASSTQGAQ